The following proteins come from a genomic window of Edaphobacter sp. 4G125:
- a CDS encoding NAD-dependent epimerase/dehydratase family protein: MFDLWVLRHNLLDRIVGLKYFNVFGPYEDSKGDMRSVVSKAYSQIRQTGKVQLFRSYRPEYADGEQMRDFVYVKDAVDVTLHFALNSEAGGLFNCGTGQARTWKDLVLAVYAGLGVQPQITFIEMPEQLRGKYQYFTQAEISKLRKSGYMRTFTLLEDAVREYVQDFYLPQEA; encoded by the coding sequence ATGTTCGATCTTTGGGTGCTCCGACATAATCTGTTAGATCGCATTGTTGGTCTCAAATACTTTAACGTCTTCGGCCCGTATGAAGACAGCAAAGGAGATATGAGATCAGTTGTCTCTAAAGCCTATAGCCAGATACGCCAAACAGGAAAGGTTCAATTATTCCGTAGCTATCGCCCAGAGTATGCAGATGGCGAGCAAATGAGGGATTTTGTATATGTCAAGGATGCTGTAGATGTGACGCTTCATTTTGCTCTCAACAGCGAAGCTGGCGGACTTTTCAATTGTGGCACAGGGCAGGCTCGAACATGGAAAGACCTGGTGCTCGCGGTCTATGCTGGCTTGGGGGTACAGCCACAGATTACGTTCATCGAGATGCCCGAACAATTGCGTGGGAAGTATCAGTATTTTACGCAGGCGGAGATTTCAAAACTGCGGAAGTCTGGATACATGCGGACTTTTACGCTTCTGGAGGACGCTGTCCGAGAATATGTGCAGGATTTTTATTTGCCTCAGGAAGCGTGA
- a CDS encoding NAD-dependent epimerase/dehydratase family protein: protein MNGRIAVTRAAGFIGRNVVEELNRRGHEDILLVDVLGADNKWKHLLGLRYEDLVSPAHFLDLIQSGRLEPVGRVIHLGASSATTECDADFLLENNYRYTRQLCEWCIRTGARFVYASSAATYGDGELGYSDDDAITPHLKPLNMYGVFEAHVRSLGAPT, encoded by the coding sequence ATGAATGGGCGTATTGCGGTGACAAGAGCGGCGGGCTTCATCGGCCGCAATGTTGTGGAAGAGCTTAATCGTCGTGGCCATGAGGACATTCTGCTAGTTGACGTGCTGGGTGCGGATAACAAGTGGAAACACCTGCTCGGTCTGCGTTACGAAGATCTGGTTTCACCTGCACACTTCCTTGATTTGATACAGAGCGGAAGACTGGAGCCGGTAGGGCGTGTAATTCATCTGGGCGCGAGCAGTGCGACGACGGAATGCGATGCAGACTTTCTATTGGAAAATAACTATCGTTACACGCGCCAGCTATGTGAGTGGTGTATTCGAACTGGGGCGCGGTTCGTGTACGCATCGAGCGCTGCAACGTACGGTGACGGAGAGTTGGGGTATTCGGACGATGATGCGATTACGCCGCACCTCAAGCCTTTGAATATGTATGGGGTATTCGAAGCACATGTTCGATCTTTGGGTGCTCCGACATAA
- a CDS encoding bifunctional heptose 7-phosphate kinase/heptose 1-phosphate adenyltransferase yields MDEAEQELSVETGLLIRRVREQQYSLGGAGNVVANLVSLGVGAVRAVGVAGLDVFGSRMVDLLRSFGILMDGFLLQEDWQTMVYAKPRIGSAESNRIDFGSFNDLSDKDLDTLTDQLEVAARQSDVVILNQQVPRGVMTRHMMQRVNNLIESLPEVIFIVDARDKAEQFAPAVLKLNSVEASRCLGQAHDEEISLDRSLQQVRELQGRTGKPAFVTRGMQGIVFAAGDDAGHVPGIYISGEVDTVGAGDTVVSALAATLGSGQSARMAAELANLAAMVTVQKIRTTGTASPEEILRVAAENARGMH; encoded by the coding sequence ATGGATGAAGCAGAACAGGAGCTTTCGGTAGAGACGGGGCTTTTGATACGAAGAGTTCGTGAGCAACAGTACTCGCTGGGCGGGGCGGGGAATGTGGTTGCCAATCTTGTGAGTCTCGGTGTAGGTGCTGTACGTGCAGTGGGAGTGGCAGGTCTCGATGTCTTTGGTTCGCGCATGGTCGATCTGTTGCGGAGTTTCGGCATTCTGATGGATGGCTTTTTACTACAAGAGGACTGGCAGACGATGGTATACGCAAAGCCGCGCATAGGAAGTGCGGAAAGCAACCGTATCGACTTCGGTTCCTTCAACGATCTTAGCGATAAAGACCTCGATACTTTGACTGACCAATTGGAAGTTGCAGCCAGGCAGAGCGATGTTGTCATTCTTAACCAGCAGGTACCCCGCGGCGTGATGACACGTCATATGATGCAGAGAGTCAATAATCTGATAGAGTCCCTGCCCGAGGTCATATTCATAGTTGATGCGCGTGATAAAGCTGAACAGTTTGCGCCAGCTGTACTGAAGTTAAACAGCGTGGAGGCAAGCCGATGCCTTGGGCAAGCTCACGACGAAGAGATATCGCTTGACCGTTCCCTTCAGCAGGTACGTGAGTTACAGGGACGCACAGGTAAGCCGGCGTTTGTAACGCGCGGTATGCAGGGGATCGTATTTGCTGCAGGGGATGATGCGGGTCATGTTCCGGGCATTTATATCTCAGGCGAAGTCGATACCGTAGGTGCAGGAGACACCGTAGTTTCAGCATTGGCGGCAACCTTGGGTAGTGGACAGTCCGCCAGGATGGCGGCCGAATTGGCGAACCTCGCAGCTATGGTGACTGTGCAGAAGATTCGCACGACTGGAACGGCTAGTCCAGAAGAGATTTTGCGAGTAGCAGCGGAGAATGCGCGTGGAATGCACTAA